agtgtgtgagattgggggtctgtgatatagAATATCGTATtgttgagttaatgcaggttacacatgattgaaggattgcgtgatgacccagattcctgaccccggatttcgGGGCGTTACAGCTAACTTCCCAAAGGAGTGTGGAATTATCCCTCAGTACACTATGCCAGGAAAACCAAATATGATTGGTGTTGCTGAGAGGCGAAACCGTACTCTTAAAGATATGGTGAGAATTATAATAAGTCATTCTTCCTTTCATGAATCACTTTGGGGAGATGCACTAAAGACTGCAATTTATATCCTTAAACGGATTCCAACTAATGTAGTGGCCGAAACTCCTTACAAAATTTGGACTAAGAAAACACTTAGTATTAAGCATTTACATGTTTGGGGTTGTCCCGCTGAGGCAAGGCCATATAGGCCGAATGAAAAGAAACTGGACTTTAGGATGATCAATTGCTATTTTGTTGGGTATCCGGAACGTACTCGCGGATTTAAATTTTATGATCCTGCTACTAGATCCTTCTTTGAGACTGATAATGCAAGATTTTTTGAGGATGTTGATTTTGGGAGGGAAGATATAGGTAAAAGTATTGTCTTTGAAGAAGATAGTCATGATCTTATTTATGACTCTGCCGAGAGTAATGATCGGATTATGATACCTATCATTGTTCAAGGCCTTCCGGTTCAAGACAATACTGAAATTCCCCATGAGGAACCAAATGAGCAAACTCAACAACCTCATGAATCACAAGAAGTGCCACTAAGGAGATCCACTAGAGAGCGAAATAGCGCAATTCCAGATGATTATGTTATTTTTCTACAAGAACATGAAGATGGAATTGGAATTGGGGAAGATGATCCTGTAAATCTTCAACAAGCCATGCAGAGTCCTAACTCTCAAAAGTGGATTGATGCCATGAATGAAAAGATGCAATCTATGAAAGACAATGACGTTTGGGATCTTGTCGAGTTGCCTAAAGGCTCAATCCTATTGGTTTCAAATGGGTATTTAAAATCAAAAGGAATTCGAGTGGTAACATCGAAAGATATAAGGCTCGTCTAGTCGCTAAAGGTTTCACTCAAAAGAAAGGTATCGACTACAATGAGACTTTCTCTCCGTTTTCCACGAAAGACTCATTTAGAATTTTTATGGCACTTGTGGCTCATTATGATCTAGAGCTACATCAGATGGACGTAAAGACGGTGTTTCTCAATTAAAACATCGGCGAGACAATTTATATGGTGCAACCAGAAAACTTTGTCATTGGAGATCCGAAGACTGTGGTTTGCAAATTAAAGAAGTCCATCTATGGTCTCAGGCAGGCTTCTCGTGAATGGTATCACAAATTTCatcatataatcacataatatgGTTTCGAAGTGAACTTGGTGGAACATTGTATATATCACAAGTTCAGTGGGAGCAAATTTATCTTTCTTTTCTTATACGTTGATAACATCTTACTCGCTACTAATGATATAGGCTTATTGCACGATACCAAGAAATTTCTCACTAGTCAATTTGAGATGTAGGACCTTGGTAACGCCTCTTTTGTATTAGGAATTCAGATACATCGAGATCGCTCTTGAGGTATTCTTGGATTGTCACAAAAGAGCTATATCGAAAAGATCCTGGAAAGGTGTGGCATGAAAGATTGTGCACTAATTGATACACCCGTGTCTAAGGGAGACAAATTTAGTCTCAAACAGTGTCCcaaaaatgaacttaagataAGGGAAATGCAAAGGATACCATATACATCGGCAGTGGGAAGCCTAATGTATGCTCAAGTTTGTACTCGTCCTAACATAGCATTCGTTGTTGGAATATTGGGAAGATATTTGAGTAATCAGGGAATGGAGCAATGGAAAGCAGTGAAACGAGTCTTACAGTatttgaagaaaacaaaagacTATATGCTCACATACAGGAAATCAGATCATCTAGAAATCATTGGATATTCAGATTCTGACTTTGGAGGATGCAAAGATGAAAGAAAATCTACTTCGGGCTATGTTTATCTACTGGCTGGTGGAGCGATTTCATGAAGGTCTGCCAAACAGACGCTCATAGCTTCATCCACCATGGCTGCAGAATATATAGCATGTTTTGTGGCATCCAATCAAGCTTTATGGCTGCGAAACTTTGTCACTGGTTTGCGTATCCTTGATGGTGTTGAAAGACCATTAAAGATATTTTGTGATAATAAATCAGTAGTGGAGTATTCAAACAACAATGGGAGCACTACAGATgcaaaatatatagatattaagtTCCTAGTTTTTAAAGAAAAGATTCAGAGTTGACAGATTTTGATAGAACACATTGGCACTAACTCCATGATTGCGGATCCGCTCACTAAGGCGTTAACACCTAAGGTTTTTCACGAGCATACTGCTCATATGGATGTTACCTTATGTGATACTTTGGTTTAGTGGGAGTTTGTATTTTGGTGTTTTATGTAATAAACATTGAGTTGTTTATGTTCTGGAGAATACAGTTGATGGAATTTTATTAAACATCACTCTACTTTTGTTCAATTTTCTTATTGTGGTTTAACATTGAGTTGAGAAAATTGGAATCAATCTCGTTAGAGATTGCCTAAGAACTAGTTGGAAATAAACATTATATAGATCACATTATATGTAATTTCCATGCCACTTATCCATGCTTTGATTCAGATATCGTTACAATTATAGTCTTATGGATTCAGGTACGCTTCCGTCTTCGGTTTAATATATGATGATTACGGTCATTTTCTCTATTTTAGAGAATTATATGTTTATAGAATTGTTACTTGTCCACGGTGTTCTCTTCGATTCTATTTTTTCCTTGTTTTCGAAATTGATTGATGAAGTCCAGTCGAGCAAGTCCTTCCTCATACCAGCTCCTCTTTGTTTTTAATTTTCTCCATGTGTAGTATTTAGAATTGTAAACCCTTTTCGCATTCGACTCGCTTACAAAATTCTGAAAACGCAGAACATACATTTTGCTTCAAATACCAGTCCATTGTGTTGTTTGTTTCTTCGTTAATTGTGGGTTGTTGTGATAGCTGGAGTAAATTATGGAATAGTCTATTTATAGATTAGATATTTAGAGGAACTAGAGTAGGATACCAGTTGGTTAAATATGCTTAGAAGGGCTAAAATTTTCTAGACTCCCTATATAATGCGTCAAATTGATTGTTTTACGAACTTTTCTAGCTGTAAGTTCTCGGATATTATGTAGTTGGTACATACTTGAACATTGTTTTGCAGAGACATGACAAATTTCTTGATTTCGGAAGGTTTATGCTTAACAATACAATAGTTTTCTCCGGATGTTgtgttgagagtagcctttgtCGCATATTTGATGATTGCCGTTGAAGAGTCGTAGTATCAAGTTTTAGATTTCAAATTGCAATTTGGAGGTCATATTTTTTATTGTAGTCTTAAGCCTGTTAGAAATTTTGTTAATTCGTATGATAAAATTATTAAGTTAAACCCTGCTGCAATAGTTCAAAACTAGCAAAATGGTTCTGTGGTAGTGAGATATTTAGAATTAGAAAGCTTACATCTGGTTTCTTATATGCCATCGAGGGGCCTGGTGTTTTTCTTCTTTGAGCCTATTGCAGAGATTTACTTAACACTGCCAGGACATCCTATATATAAAATTTTGAGCTTATCATTTAATTAGTCCAATATTATCTTGCATAGGTGATTCCCTAAAAAAACCATTCAGAATAGTCTGAGTGATCATATTAACAAAAAGATTAAGGGTGAAGTTCCAGCCGCAACTAGGTAATTAGATGTTCTACATTTTTCTTTGTAATTCATAACAACATTCCTTCCATGAGACAACCTTAGAGCAGTACCACTAGCTCCATCTTGTCTCACCTCAGTAAGATCATAACAAATGAGCAagtttttttcaatttctttgaAGTTCTAAAATTTCTGGAAATATTTCTCTTAAATCAGCTACTATTAACTTAATGTTATTCTAAATTTATTGCTGATAGGTGATTAATAGCTATTAGCGGTATCTACGTCATGGACGTGAATGAAGGCCAAGAAAACAACAATAACGATCCTCCACCTCCGACTATAGAGAATCCCCTGCAGCAACTTGTAGATATATAATCCTCAACCTGGTAACCATGCGGAGAAAAGCACATTTAAAGCTTTTAAAGATGTACACCCACCCGAATTCAAAGGTACAACAGACCCGACGGAAGCTCAGATCTAaataaaagaaattgaaaaagGTTTTAAAGTGGCTCAAAACCCTGAAAAGATGAAAACAACATTCGCTGCCTACATGTTAAAAGGAGATTTGATTTTTTGGTGGGAAACTATGGAAGCTAGGGAGGAAGATAAAAACTTAGAGTGGAATCGTTTCAAGGAGTTATTTCAAGGAAAGTACTTTTCTCCTTGTTTGGAAAGTCATATGGAAATCAGCTTTTTGAAACTCAAGCAAGGAGATATGACAATCGCGGAATACGTGAATAAATTTAATGAACTCGCTAGATTCGCTCCACATCAGGTTGACACTGAAGCAAGGAAAGCTAGACGTTTCGAACAAGGGCTAAATAAATGGATAAAGAGCAAGGTTTCTGTTCAACTTTGGTTCATAAATCATTAATTGTGGAATCAACTAGTACTAACGCATCCAGATTTGATCATTATAAGAAAATAAAGCTGTTTGGAAATCAAGTTAGAGAATTTCGGAGTAAATGGAGCAAACAAGATACCAATCAAAATGGATATAGAAATGATAAAGGAAGAAATCTGCTCAAGGATTGCAAAAATTGCGGGAAAAGGCCTGGAGGTTTTCGTTTGAAAGGGAAATGCGTGTGTTACAATTGCGGAGAATCTGGTCATATGGTACCAGAATGTCCAAATCCTCCAATTTCCATATGTTATGCTCGTGGTGTACAAGGAAATCTAGCACGAGATTGTCCCAATTTTTTTTTGTTGGGAGAATGTATATATACATGACAAATTGAGAAATATTTGTTGAATTTTAAACTAGTTCTATAACTCGTATAACGCAAGGGCATATTCTAGATTGTACTAATTGAAATTGTTTTTACTTTAATTATTGACGATATATTTATGTTGTTATCTTatgaaaaaataatttatttgtttaTACATGTGAGCACGAATGATTGAGATATGTTGATAATGGTGCATTCGTAGG
The sequence above is drawn from the Apium graveolens cultivar Ventura chromosome 2, ASM990537v1, whole genome shotgun sequence genome and encodes:
- the LOC141694801 gene encoding secreted RxLR effector protein 161-like, with the protein product MKDCALIDTPVSKGDKFSLKQCPKNELKIREMQRIPYTSAVGSLMYAQVCTRPNIAFVVGILGRYLSNQGMEQWKAVKRVLQYLKKTKDYMLTYRKSDHLEIIGYSDSDFGGCKDERKSTSGYVYLLAGGAIS